In the genome of Raphanus sativus cultivar WK10039 chromosome 4, ASM80110v3, whole genome shotgun sequence, one region contains:
- the LOC108848668 gene encoding receptor-like protein 41, protein MSESRFHLHFLLLFLLYCVSPSGFFSLNIVYIDHCSYVACPPPQIQALTEFMNEFDSRQCNLSDPFNGVWCDNSTGAVTKLQLSDCLIGTLNPNSSLFRLHHLRHLDLSQNNFTSSSLPSEFGNLNRLEVLSLSNNRFVGQVPSSFNYLSLLSLLDLSQNELTGSFPLVRNLTKLSILSLYNNHFYGTLNSNTTNLFNLHHLLYLDLGSNSFISSLPSEFGNLNRLELLDLSSNNFFGQVPPTISNLTLLQALYLDKNKLTGSFPLVQNLTKLLYIDASNNHFSGTITSSLVNMPFLSILDLHTNDLTGSIKFPNTSTPSRLKALYLGNNHFEGKIIEPISELINLEILNLSFLNKSDPIDLSLFSSLKSLLLLDLSGNIISPDSLDSKSDIPTNLENLFLMGCDISQFPNILKNLEKLEFIALSDNRIKGKIPEWFWNLPRLTSVFVPNNSFDGFEGPLDVLVNSSVKKLFIDQNCFEGAIPILPLSINDFSASYNRFTGSIPLSLCNYTSLMQLSLAYNNLTGPIPQCLSHNNLTTVNLRKNNLEGRIPDAFVTGASLQELDVGHNQLTGKLPRSLQNCSSLEVLVADHNMIDDKFPFWLKALPNLQILILSSNKLYGSISPPDHGSLRFPELHIFEISDNKFTGNLPPSFFVNWKASMNEDDVHYMKYDEDSSGSVRYSVLESIDLRYKGLSMEQKMVLTSYDTIDFSGNRIDGQIPESIGLLKALIALNFSNNAFTGHIPLSLSNLSNLESLDLSTNQLSGTIPSGLSSISFLEYINVSHNQLKGEIPQGTQITGQPKSSFEGNAGLCGLPLQDSCFGTNAPPTQQQTLEEEEEVKVLNWKSVAIGYGPGVLLGLAIAHLIATYKPEWLIKIIGPNKRRSR, encoded by the coding sequence ATGTCTGAGTCACGTTTCCATTTGCATTTTCTCTTGCTATTCTTGCTCTATTGTGTCTCCCCTTCAGGCTTCTTCAGTTTAAACATAGTCTACATAGACCATTGTAGCTATGTTGCTTGTCCTCCCCCTCAGATTCAAGCTCTCACTGAGTTTATGAATGAGTTTGATAGCAGACAGTGCAACCTCAGTGATCCCTTTAATGGAGTCTGGTGCGATAACTCTACCGGTGCCGTCACGAAACTACAGCTCAGCGACTGTCTCATTGGAACTCTAAATCCCAATAGTAGCCTATTCAGGTTACATCACCTTCGTCACCTGGACCTCAGTCAAAACAACTTCACCTCATCTTCACTTCCTTCGGAATTTGGCAATCTCAACAGGTTAGAGGTCTTATCTCTTTCCAATAATCGCTTTGTAGGCCAAGTTCCTTCCTCATTTAATTACCTAAGCCTTCTTTCCCTTTTAGACCTTTCCCAAAATGAGCTCACCGGTAGTTTTCCACTTGTAAGGAATCTAACAAAGCTCTCTATTTTAAGCCTTTATAATAATCATTTCTATGGAACTCTCAATTCCAACACTACTAACCTGTTCAATTTGCACCACCTCCTTTACCTTGATCTAGGTTCCAACAGCTTCATTTCATCACTCCCTTCTGAGTTTGGAAATCTCAACAGACTAGAGCTATTGGATCTTTCCTCCAATAATTTTTTCGGTCAAGTTCCTCCCACAATTAGTAACCTAACCTTGTTACAAGCATTGTACCTTGACAAAAACAAGCTCACTGGTAGTTTCCCACTTGTACAAAACCTAACCAAGCTGTTATATATAGATGCCAGTAACAATCACTTCTCTGGAACCATTACATCTTCTCTAGTTAATATGCCTTTCTTATCAATTCTAGATCTGCATACAAACGATCTCACCGGATCTATTAAATTTCCTAACACCTCTACCCCATCTAGGCTCAAGGCCTTGTACCTTGGGAATAACCATTTTGAAGGAAAAATCATAGAGCCTATCTCAGAGCTCATCAACCTCGAGATTCTTAACCTTTCTTTCCTAAACAAAAGCGATCCAATTGACTTAAGTCTATTCTCCTCTCTCAAATCTCTGTTGCTCCTTGATCTTTCTGGTAACATTATATCTCCGGACAGTCTAGATTCAAAGTCAGACATCCCAACCAACTTGgagaatttgtttttaatgGGCTGCGACATCAGCCAGTTCCCAAATATCTTAAAGAACCTTGAGAAGTTGGAGTTTATAGCATTGTCCGACAATAGAATCAAAGGAAAAATCCCGGAGTGGTTTTGGAACCTTCCTCGTCTTACCTCAGTGTTTGTTCCAAATAATTCTTTTGATGGTTTTGAAGGTCCACTGGACGTTTTGGTAAACTCATCGGTGAAGAAATTATTTATCGACCAAAACTGTTTTGAAGGAGCAATTCCTATTCTACCACTCTCCATCAACGACTTCTCTGCATCATACAACAGATTCACAGGGAGCATACCTCTTTCACTTTGCAATTATACGTCTCTGATGCAATTGTCGCTAGCTTACAACAACCTCACGGGTCCAATTCCTCAGTGCTTGAGTCACAACAACTTGACAACTGTGAATCTTCGGAAGAACAACTTGGAAGGAAGGATTCCTGACGCGTTTGTAACCGGTGCTTCTCTACAGGAACTTGATGTTGGACACAATCAATTAACAGGAAAACTTCCAAGGTCTCTTCAAAATTGCTCATCTCTAGAGGTTCTAGTTGCTGACCACAACATGATTGACGACAAGTTTCCGTTCTGGCTCAAGGCGTTACCGAATTTGCAAATCCTTATCCTCAGTTCAAACAAATTATATGGCTCTATCTCTCCTCCTGATCACGGTTCTCTCAGGTTTCCAGAGCTGCATATATTTGAGATATCTGATAATAAGTTTACTGGAAACTTGCCACCATCATTCTTTGTGAACTGGAAAGCATCGATGAACGAAGACGATGTTCACTATATGAAATACGATGAAGATAGCTCTGGGAGTGTGAGATATAGCGTTTTAGAGTCTATAGATTTGCGATACAAAGGTCTATCAATGGAGCAAAAGATGGTCCTTACCTCCTACGACACCATTGATTTTTCTGGGAACAGAATTGATGGACAGATCCCTGAATCGATTGGTCTCTTGAAAGCATTGATTGCACTCAACTTCTCAAACAACGCCTTCACAGGTCATATTCCTCTGTCTTTATCCAATCTGAGCAATCTCGAGTCATTAGATCTATCAACCAACCAACTCTCAGGGACAATTCCTAGTGGACTCAGTAGTATCTCGTTTTTGGAGTACATAAATGTGTCTCACAACCAGCTCAAGGGTGAAATACCACAAGGAACACAAATTACAGGGCAACCTAAATCCTCCTTTGAAGGGAATGCAGGCCTTTGTGGTCTTCCTCTCCAGGACAGTTGCTTTGGAACTAATGCGCCACCGACACAACAACAAActctggaagaagaagaagaagtaaaagTGTTGAACTGGAAAAGTGTGGCAATAGGGTATGGACCTGGAGTGTTGCTTGGACTTGCAATAGCACACCTCATTGCTACATACAAACCAGAGTGGCTAATTAAGATAATCGGTCCGAACAAGCGCAGAAGCCGTTAG
- the LOC130510651 gene encoding protein disulfide isomerase pTAC5, chloroplastic-like, translating into MVLENTRELEEEEEEEEVVEKRVIAEEKVRGSEEAVKKRVRLKVGSEGEEVQAMQDSIGVRRIWSFPASQVGQQELLRLGKHHLVSVRMG; encoded by the exons ATGGTGTTGGAGAACACGAGAGAACtcgaggaggaggaagaagaagaggaggtggtGGAGAAGCGGGTGATTGCTGAGGAAAAAGTTAGGGGTTCGGAGGAGGCGGTGAAGAAGAGAGTCAGATTGAAGGTGGGAAGCGAAGGTGAAGAGGTTCAAGCAATGCAG GATTCTATTGGCGTGAGGAGGATATGGAGTTTTCCAGCTTCTCAAGTGGGACAGCAAGAGCTGTTAAGACTTGGCAA GCATCACTTGGTGTCCGTGAGGATGGGATAA
- the LOC108854665 gene encoding receptor like protein 23 translates to MSESCVLLHFLLLILLRFVSPSSFFNLNIDYSSYVACGPHQIQALTEFVNEFDSSQCNLSDPYNGVWCDNSTGVVTMLRLRDCLSGTLMPNSSLFRLHHLRYLNLTQNNFNLSSLPSEFGNLSRLEFLSLKNNGFVGQVPSSFNSLSFLSVLKLSQNELTGSFPLIWNLTKLSVLIMSHNHFTGTLNPNSTSLFELHHLRFLDLGYNNFSSPLPSEFGNLNRLEVLSLSDNGFFGQVPSSFNNLTLLTELYLASNQLTGSFPLVQNLTMLSVIDSSNNHLTGTIPSSLFTLPYFSYLDLRVNNLIGSIEFPNNSSTPSRLEQMRLGYNHLEGKIIEPISKLINLKYLELSFLNTSSPVDLRIFSPLKSLWSLDLSGNSISPASLDTNNSDIPINLEILFLSYCGINEFPNILKVLEKLEFIDVSDNLIKGKVPEWLWKLPRLNAMFLSNNLFNGFEGPVDVLVNSSLKNLFMVQNYFEGAVPILPLSINNFAASDNSFTGSIPLSLCNYRSLKLLMLSNNNLTGTIPQCLSNLTVVKLRKNNLEGSIPDSFHLGASLQTLDVGHNRLTWKLPRSLLNCSSLEFLVADHNMIEDKFPFWLKALPNLQVLILSSNKLYGSISPPDQGPLGFPELRIFEIADNKFTGRLPPRYFVNWKASSLTINEDDRLYMEYIFTSGRLYYIETDTIDLKYKGLSMEQGSILASYATIDFSGNKIEGQIPESIGLLKALIALNFSNNVFTGHIPLSISNLKDLESLDLSSNKLSGTIPSGLGTLSFLEYINVSYNQLRGEIPQGTQITGQPKSSFEGNAGLCGLPLQDNCFGTIAPPTQQPPEKEEEENEEQVLNWKSVAIGYGPGVLLGLAIAHLIATYKSEWFVKIIGPSKRRSR, encoded by the coding sequence ATGTCTGAATCCTGTGTGCTTTTGCATTTTCTCTTGCTAATCTTGCTCCGTTTTGTCTCCCCTTCAAGCTTCTTCAATTTAAACATCGACTATAGTAGCTATGTTGCTTGTGGTCCCCATCAGATTCAAGCTCTAACTGAGTTCGTGAACGAGTTTGATAGCAGCCAGTGCAACCTCAGCGATCCATACAATGGAGTATGGTGCGATAACTCGACCGGTGTGGTAACAATGCTACGACTCAGGGACTGCCTCAGTGGAACTCTAATGCCCAATAGTAGCCTCTTCAGGTTACATCACCTTCGTTACCTTAACCTCACTCAAAACAACTTCAACCTATCTTCACTTCCTTCGGAATTTGGCAATCTCAGCAGGTTAGAGTTCTTATCTCTTAAGAATAATGGATTTGTAGGCCAAGTTCCTTCCTCATTTAATAGCCTAAGCTTTCTCTCCGTTTTAAAGCTTTCCCAAAATGAGCTCACTGGTAGTTTCCCACTCATATGGAATCTAACAAAGCTCTCCGTTTTAATCATGTCTCATAATCATTTCACTGGAACTCTGAACCCCAACAGTACTAGCCTGTTTGAGTTGCACCACCTCCGTTTCCTTGATCTAGGTTACAACAACTTCAGTTCACCACTCCCTTCTGAGTTTGGAAATCTCAACAGGCTAGAGGTCTTATCTCTTTCCGATAATGGCTTTTTTGGCCAAGTTCCTTCCTCGTTTAATAACCTAACCTTGTTAACCGAATTGTACCTTGCCTCTAATCAGCTCACTGGTAGCTTCCCACTTGTTCAAAATCTAACCATGCTCTCAGTTATTGATAGCAGTAATAATCACCTCACTGGAACCATTCCATCTTCTCTATTCACCCTGCCTTACTTTTCATATCTCGATCTGAGAGTAAATAATCTCATCGGTTCTATTGAATTTCCTAACAACTCTTCCACCCCATCTAGGCTAGAGCAAATGCGCCTTGGGTATAACCATTTAGAAGGAAAAATCATAGAGCCTATCTCAAAGCTCATCAACCTCAAGTATCTTGAGCTTTCATTCCTTAACACAAGCTCCCCAGTTGACTTAAGAATCTTCTCCCCACTAAAGTCTTTGTGGAGCCTCGATCTTTCCGGTAATAGTATATCTCCCGCCAGTTTAGATACAAATAATTCAGACATCCCAATAAACCTGGAGATATTGTTCTTATCATACTGCGGCATCAACGAGTTCCCAAATATCTTAAAGGTCCTTGAGAAGTTGGAGTTTATAGACGTTTCAGACAATCTAATCAAAGGGAAAGTCCCTGAGTGGTTATGGAAGCTTCCTCGTCTAAACGCAATGTTTCTTTCCAATAATTTGTTTAATGGTTTCGAAGGTCCGGTGGATGTTTTGGTAAATTCATCGTTGAAGAATTTATTTATGGTGCAAAACTATTTTGAAGGAGCAGTTCCTATTCTACCACTTTCTATCAACAACTTTGCTGCTTCAGACAATAGTTTCACAGGGAGCATACCTCTTTCACTTTGCAACTACAGATCTCTGAAGCTTTTGATGCTATCCAATAACAACCTCACGGGAACAATTCCTCAATGCTTGAGTAACTTGACAGTTGTGAAACTTCGGAAGAACAACTTGGAAGGAAGTATTCCTGACTCGTTTCATCTGGGTGCTTCTCTACAGACACTTGATGTAGGACACAATCGACTAACCTGGAAACTTCCAAGGTCTCTTCTAAATTGCTCATCTCTGGAGTTTCTAGTTGCTGACCACAACATGATTGAAGACAAGTTTCCTTTCTGGCTCAAGGCGTTACCCAATTTGCAAGTACTTATCCTCAGTTCTAACAAATTATATGGTTCTATATCCCCTCCTGATCAAGGTCCTCTCGGGTTTCCAGAGCTGCGTATATTTGAAATAGCTGATAATAAGTTTACTGGAAGATTGCCACCAAGATACTTTGTCAATTGGAAAGCATCATCACTTACTATAAACGAGGATGATCGTCTATATATGGAATACATATTTACTTCTGGGAGACTTTACTATATCGAAACTGATACTATAGATTTGAAATACAAAGGTCTATCAATGGAGCAAGGGAGCATCCTTGCCTCATACGCCACTATTGATTTTTCAGGGAATAAAATTGAAGGACAAATTCCTGAATCAATTGGTCTTTTGAAAGCATTGATTGCACTCAACTTCTCAAACAACGTCTTCACAGGCCATATTCCTCTGTCTATCTCCAATCTAAAAGATCTCGAGTCACTAGACCTATCAAGCAACAAACTCTCAGGAACCATTCCTAGTGGACTTGGGACTCTCTCGTTTCTGGAGTACATAAATGTGTCTTACAACCAACTCAGAGGAGAAATACCACAAGGAACACAAATTACTGGACAGCCTAAATCTTCCTTTGAAGGGAATGCAGGGCTTTGTGGTCTTCCTCTCCAGGACAATTGCTTTGGGACTATTGCACCACCGACACAACAACCTccggaaaaagaagaagaagaaaatgaggaACAAGTGTTGAACTGGAAAAGTGTGGCAATAGGGTATGGACCTGGAGTGTTGCTTGGACTTGCAATAGCACACCTCATTGCAACATACAAATCGGAGTGGTTCGTTAAGATAATTGGTCCCAGTAAGCGCAGAAGCCGTTAG
- the LOC108854667 gene encoding putative receptor like protein 25, protein MEQEKILTSFATIDFSGNRIEGQIPESLGLLKALIALNFSNNAFTGYIPPSLSNLSNLESLDLSSNQLSGTIPNGLGSLSFLAYINVSHNQLKGEIPQGTQITGQPKSSFEGNAGLCGLPLKETCFGTITPPTQQLPEEEEEGEEEEVLNWKGVAIGYGPGVLLGLAIAHLIATYKPEWLVKIIGPNKRISRYKCSL, encoded by the coding sequence ATGGAGCAAGAGAAGATCCTTACCTCCTTCGCCACCATTGATTTTTCAGGGAATAGAATTGAAGGACAGATTCCTGAATCACTTGGTCTTTTGAAAGCATTGATTGCACTCAACTTCTCAAACAACGCCTTCACAGGCTATATTCCTCCGTCTCTCTCCAATCTTAGCAATCTCGAATCACTAGACCTATCAAGCAATCAACTCTCAGGGACCATTCCTAATGGACTTGGGAGCCTCTCGTTTTTGGCGTACATAAATGTGTCTCACAACCAACTCAAGGGTGAAATACCACAAGGAACACAAATTACGGGTCAACCTAAATCTTCATTTGAGGGGAATGCAGGGCTTTGTGGTCTTCCTCTCAAGGAAACTTGCTTTGGGACTATTACGCCACCAACACAACAACttcctgaagaagaagaagaaggagaagaggaagaagtgtTGAACTGGAAAGGTGTGGCAATAGGGTATGGACCTGGAGTGTTGCTTGGACTTGCGATAGCACACCTCATTGCTACATACAAACCAGAGTGGCTCGTTAAGATAATTGGTCCGAACAAGCGCATAAGCCGTTATAAATGTTCACTTTGA